The following coding sequences are from one Dermacentor silvarum isolate Dsil-2018 chromosome 4, BIME_Dsil_1.4, whole genome shotgun sequence window:
- the LOC119450585 gene encoding serine hydrolase-like protein: MERRRSLKSKDLLIPVGYGYLHAKDSGPSDGLPVLAIHDWLDNCASFDTLVPLLDPSFRVVALDLVGHGASSNLPRGYQYSHQQFVEDIDCVLDYLGWSYCAILAHGVGATMALYYAGLRPDVCTGVVSLSMSDTVNTHPGHMLPTLVQHIEASGNLEYQKAGEETIETVVRDLVDVTGGSLDEESARVLLGAEEEAGQTLQLAVLSRCLKVYTLSEMKKDPLTIQNTMTLYQGPLLMVCAKDWCDDDEEGMLRICEDFFRTSCDPFVKVDVDGTHHVHLNNPGLVASHVSEFLRKSCLSDLSCASLVYEGSLERNCVDVTPLLTDFVL, from the coding sequence ATGGAAAGAAGACGGTCTCTCAAGTCCAAGGACCTGCTGATACCAGTGGGCTATGGCTACCTGCACGCAAAGGATTCGGGACCGTCGGACGGTTTGCCGGTGCTCGCCATCCACGACTGGCTTGACAACTGCGCCTCGTTCGACACCCTGGTGCCCCTGCTGGACCCGTCGTTTCGAGTGGTCGCCCTGGATTTGGTGGGCCACGGAGCTTCGTCTAACCTTCCACGCGGTTACCAGTACAGCCACCAGCAATTCGTCGAGGACATCGATTGCGTGCTGGACTATCTGGGCTGGAGCTACTGCGCCATCCTGGCCCACGGAGTCGGAGCCACGATGGCACTCTACTACGCCGGTCTTCGGCCGGACGTCTGCACGGGTGTCGTGTCTCTGAGCATGTCGGACACCGTGAACACGCATCCGGGCCACATGCTGCCGACACTAGTGCAGCACATCGAGGCGTCCGGAAACCTCGAATACCAGAAGGCCGGCGAGGAGACCATAGAGACCGTGGTGCGAGACCTCGTCGACGTCACTGGAGGCTCGCTCGACGAAGAGTCGGCGCGCGTTCTGCTCGGCGCTGAAGAGGAGGCTGGCCAGACCCTGCAGCTAGCCGTGCTATCCCGGTGCCTCAAGGTGTACACGCTTTCCGAGATGAAGAAGGACCCCCTCACCATTCAGAACACCATGACGCTGTACCAAGGCCCCCTGCTAATGGTATGTGCCAAGGACTGGTGTGACGATGACGAAGAAGGGATGCTCCGCATCTGCGAGGACTTCTTCAGGACGTCGTGCGACCCTTTCGTGAAAGTGGACGTTGACGGCACTCACCACGTCCACCTCAACAACCCAGGGCTTGTCGCGAGCCACGTGAGCGAGTTTCTTCGAAAGTCGTGCTTGAGTGACCTCTCCTGCGCCTCCTTGGTCTACGAAGGCTCGCTTGAGAGGAACTGCGTGGATGTCACTCCACTGCTCACGGACTTCGTGTTATAA